From Trichoderma atroviride chromosome 1, complete sequence, one genomic window encodes:
- a CDS encoding uncharacterized protein (TransMembrane:2 (i14-32o38-55i)), which yields MAAKIDQDAFERRFRDYIYIPAGLLVVGTMIVKIDWTPYAALLAVVLGTWNYFSFQIKKVLKPDVFQEFPLQEKTVISHNVAIYRFKLPSQQHILGLPIGQHISIGAHLPQPDGTVKEIVRSYTPISGDHQPGFIDLLIKSYPQGNISKHMASLIVGQTIRIRGPKGAFVYTPNMVRHFGMIAGGTGITPMLQVIRAIIRGRATGDKTEVDLIFANVTAQDILLKEDLDTLAQEDSGFRVHYVLDKPPEGWTGGVGFVTADMITQYLPKPASDVKILLCGPPPMINGLKKATEGLGFSKARPVSKLEDQVFAF from the exons ATGGCCGCAAAGATTGATCAGGACGCGTTTGAGCGTCGGTTCAGAGACTACATCTACATCCCGGCCGGtcttctcgtcgtcggcacCATGATTGTCAAGATTGACTGGACGCCGtatgctgctctgctggccGTTGTGCTCGGCACTTGGAACTACTTCAGCTTCC AGATCAAGAAGGTGCTGAAGCCGGACGTCTTCCAGGAGTTCCCTCTTCAGGAGAAGACTGTCATTTCTCACAATGTGGCCAT CTACCGATTCAAGCTCCCCTCGCAACAGCACATCCTTGGTCTTCCCATCGGCCAGCACATCTCCATCGGCGCCCACCTTCCTCAGCCTGATGGAACCGTCAAGGAAATCGTTCGATCGTATACCCCTATTTCCGGCGACCACCAGCCTGGATTCATCGACCTCTTGATCAAGTCTTATCCTCAGGGCAACATCTCCAAACACATGGCCTCTCTCATAGTCGGCCAGACAATTCGCATTCGCGGCCCCAAGGGCGCTTTCGTCTATACCCCCAACATGGTCCGCCACTTTGGTATGATTGCTGGAGGCACTGGCATCACTCCCATGCTCCAGGTCATTCGCGCCATTATTCGCGGACGTGCTACCGGCGACAAGACCGAGGTGGATCTGATCTTTGCCAACGTCACTGCACAGGATATTCTTCTCAAGGAGGACCTCGACACCCTGGCCCAGGAGGACAGCGGCTTCCGCGTTCACTACGTGCTGGACAAGCCTCCGGAAGGCTGGACCGGTGGCGTTGGCTTTGTCACTGCCGATATGATTACC CAATACCTCCCCAAGCCCGCCAGCGATGTCAAGATCCTCCTCTGTGGTCCCCCTCCTATGATTAACGGCCTGAAGAAGGCTACCGAGGGTCTCGGTTTCTCCAAGGCTCGTCCCGTCAGCAAGCTCGAGGACCAGGTTTTCGCTTtctaa
- a CDS encoding uncharacterized protein (BUSCO:EOG092D0Q00) produces the protein MAALQNGAANGAANGDVSKAPKSARFSDIPSAIDIPVQGDQEDEAVEIDLEVLVDDPTELCTLFENEHAAKTYWMTVALAYAKQRKIDHAIEMLIRGGNAIQSGGNPRDKVSMICCLCWMYLWKSREAPRVAPEDANASETKTKEHYLQLATSSLNDAARLNPSFSPIFLARGVLLLLRASLQGPSKTAGSLGTEKGELLKNAAKAFDDALRVSQGKNVLALMGKARTLFSMHKYPEALAAYQDVLQKRPDLVDPDPRIGIGCCFWQLGFKDDAKVAWERCLEINPDSKVPKSLLGLYYLDASGHVPVNSPEFPQLYKRAMIDYIQDSFKLDKDVPITCSTFASYFLSRKMWDKADKLAHKAIQYTDVNAVASDGWYLLARKAHYNGDLERASDYYRRADDARGGTETGYLPAKFGVAQLSVLKNDLGEAKLRLEKIIQQSKNHEAMILLGIIYAEEIFANQSSDIKEDRSAEMKKAVALLEGVRNSWKDPKKALSPDPSVLLNLARLYETDSPDKALQCLQQVEQLEIEQIPESEHPTDAPASELQAALRKFLSPQLLNNIGCFHSQAEKHDLASELFEAALSACMRAGEKDPTMDTDALVTTISFNLGRSYEARGLTDKAVEVYEGLLNRHDDYTDARTRLAYIKLRKNPNKEGPDAVAKLYQENTADLEVRALYGWYLGKVHSRKRPANIQEDHEFRHYKHTLQNYDKHDRYALVGMGNLYLLQAREMRRETEPEKQKRSAIYCKAVEFFEKALSLDPKNAYAAQGIAIALVEDRKDLKTALTIFNKVRDTVKDSHLYVNLGHIFAELKQFTKAIEHYEIALSKDGKSNDPVILSCLGRTWLNRGRADRDVDSYNKALECAKKALEVAPDQIHYKFNVAFVQIQLVTTIQTLPESRRTAEQLEEASEGLEAAIESLDMIAAHPQTPYPKHDVEQRANMARNTLRKQLERALGKQKEWEEKNMEKIVAAKEQREAEIKKREEERQAVLDKERERQEKIRKEREAIAARDRLHAEQRAEEERVRHEAEMTTDEETGEKVKRKRKPAPRGAAGEGKPKRSSKKKKADADDDEGSEEENHTKKRRRLTKRESSKFKSAEIVVDSDEEEANDDDYDVLDRADRNLEREETPLSEADEDAGRMDVDEKDGRDERNDDDDEDEDIGASRSQAKRTRRGRAIAESDEEDEDAEPSGAAAADEDDE, from the exons ATGGCGGCCCTCCAGAACGGCGCCGCGAACGGTGCGGCAAATGGAGATGTTTCAAAAGCCCCTAAGAGTGCCCGATTCTCCGACATCCCCTCTGCCATCGACATCCCCGTCCAGGGCGaccaagaagacgaagcGGTCGAAATCGATCTCGAAGTCCTTGTTGATGATCCGACGGAACTGTGTACCCTGTTCGAAAACGAGCATGCGGCCAAAACTTATTGGATGACGGTCGCGCTGGCGTATGCGAAGCAGCGGAAAATCGACCACGCCATCGAAATGTTGATCCGAGGCGGCAACGCCATACAGAGCGGCGGCAACCCACGCGATAAGGTCAGCATGATATGCTGCCTCTGTTGGATGTATCTATGGAAGAGTCGAGAGGCCCCTCGTGTTGCGCCTGAAGATGCCAATGCGTCGGAAACCAAAACGAAAGAGCACTATCTGCAGCTTGCAACATCATCCCTCAACGACGCCGCACGTCTTAACCCGTCCTTCTCGCCCATCTTTCTCGCACGTGGAGTTTTGCTACTGCTCAGGGCCTCACTACAAGGACCATCGAAGACTGCGGGAAGCCTAGGGACAGAAAAGGGGGAGCTCCTGAAgaacgccgccaaggccttcGATGATGCACTCCGAGTCTCTCAAGGCAAAAACGTGCTGGCTTTGATGGGGAAAGCTCGCACTCTGTTCTCCATGCACAAGTATCCCGAGGCTCTGGCTGCATATCAAGATGTGCTGCAAAAAAGACCCGATCTAGTCGACCCCGACCCTCGCATTGGAataggctgctgcttctggcaaCTTGGATTCAAAGACGATGCCAAGGTAGCGTGGGAGAGATGTTTGGAAATCAACCCCGATTCCAAAGTTCCCAAGAGTCTTCTCGGCCTGTACTATCTTGATGCTAGCGGTCATGTTCCGGTTAACAGCCCAGAATTTCCCCAGCTTTACAAGCGGGCCATGATCGACTACATTCAGGATTCATTTAAACTTGATAAAGACGTTCCCATCACCTGCTCCACCTTTGCGAGCTACTTCTTGTCTCGAAAAATGTGGGATAAGGCAGATAAGCTGGCTCACAAGGCCATTCAATATACCGATGTCAACGCCGTTGCGAGTGACGGATGGTATTTGCTGGCGAGAAAAGCTCACTACAACGGCGATTTAGAGCGTGCCAGTGATTACTATCGTCGCGCTGACGACGCTCGTGGAGGTACTGAGACCGGCTATCTTCCTGCCAAGTTTGGCGTTGCGCAGCTATCTGTCCTGAAGAACGATCTTGGAGAGGCGAAGCTGAGGCTAGAGAAGATTATCCAGCAATCCAAGAACCACGAGGCCATGATTCTTTTGGGAATCATTTATGCTGAAGAAATCTTTGCCAACCAGAGCAGTGATATCAAGGAGGATAGATCTGCAGAAATGAAAAAGGCAGTTGCTCTACTGGAGGGCGTCAGAAATTCTTGGAAAGATCCTAAGAAGGCCCTGTCTCCGGACCCTTCTGTCCTCCTAAACCTGGCCCGGCTATATGAAACAGACAGCCCTGACAAGGCACTTCAGTGTTTACAACAAGTTGAGCAGCTCGAGATCGAACAGATTCCAGAGTCGGAGCACCCAACAGACGCTCCCGCTTCCGAACTTCAGGCAGCTCTTCGCAAGTTCCTCTCGCCTCAGCTTCTGAACAACATTGGCTGCTTCCATTCCCAGGCGGAGAAACATGATCTTGCCAGTGAGCTGTTTGAAGCTGCGCTAAGTGCTTGCATGAGAGCTGGCGAGAAGGATCCTACGATGGACACTGACGCCTTGGTGACGACTATTAGCTTCAACCTTGGCCGAAGCTATGAGGCTCGGGGCCTGACAGACAAGGCGGTGGAAGTGTATGAGGGCCTCCTTAACCGCCACGACGATTATACCGACGCCCGCACACGGCTTGCATACATCAAGCTAAGAAAAAATCCCAACAAGGAAGGTCCTGATGCTGTGGCAAAGCTCTACCAGGAGAATACCGCCGACTTGGAGGTTCGAGCACTCTATGGATGGTATCTTGGAAAAGTCCACTCCAGAAAGCGCCCGGCAAACATTCAAGAAGACCACGAGTTCCGTCACTACAAGCACACTCTACAAAACTACGATAAGCATGACAGGTATGCCCTGGTCGGAATGGGCAATCTGTACCTCCTGCAGGCAAGAGAAATGCGTCGTGAAACAGAAccagagaagcagaagagaagcGCAATCTACTGCAAGGCTGTTGAATTCTTTGAGAAAGCTTTATCACTGGACCCGAAGAACGCCTATGCTGCTCAGGGCATCGCCATTGCTCTGGTGGAAGACAGGAAAGATTTGAAGACGGCTCTCACTATTTTCAACAAAGTTCGAGATACAGTCAAAGATTCTCATCTGTATGTGAACTTGGGCCACATTTTTGCTGAACTGAAGCAGTTCACCAAGGCCATCGAACACTATGAGATAGCTCTATCGAAAGACGGCAAATCGAATGATCCAGTCATTCTCTCTTGCCTTGGCCGGACGTGGTTAAACAGAGGCAGGGCAGATCGAGATGTAGATTCATACAACAAAGCCCTCGAGTGTGCTAAAAAG GCGCTTGAGGTGGCTCCGGACCAAATACACTACAAGTTCAACGTTGCCTTTGTTCAAATTCAGCTTGTGACCACGATCCAAACTCTGCCGGAAAGCAGACGGACAGctgagcagctggaagaggcgtCAGAGGGTCTCGAAGCCGCGATTGAGTCGCTGGATATGATTGCTGCCCATCCCCAAACACCTTATCCCAAGCATGACGTTGAGCAGCGTGCTAATATGGCTCGCAATACACTTCGCAAACAACTTGAGAGAGCTCTAGGAAAGCAGAAGGagtgggaggagaagaatatGGAAAAGATTGTGGCTGCTAAAGAACAACGAGAAGCTGAGATTAAGAAGcgcgaagaagagcgacaGGCCGTTCTGGACAAAGAGCGGGAGCGACAGGAGAAGATTCGGAAAGAACGTGAGGCCATCGCCGCCCGCGATAGGCTACATGCAGAGCaacgagctgaagaggagcgcGTGCGTCACGAGGCAGAGATGACTACTGATGAAGAGACAGGAGAAAAGGTCAAAAGAAAGCGCAAGCCAGCGCCACGCGGGGCCGCCGGCGAGGGCAAGCCCAAGAGGtcgtcaaagaagaagaaggccgacgcggatgatgacgagggctctgaagaagagaaccacaccaaaaagagaagacgcCTCACCAAGAGGGAGTCTTCCAAGTTCAAGTCTGCCGAGATTGTTGTCGactctgatgaagaagaagccaacgacgacgactacgACGTTTTGGACCGTGCGGACAGAAAcctggagagagaggagacaCCTCTCTccgaggccgacgaagaCGCTGGCCGGATGGACGTGGATGAAAAGGATGGCCGCGATGAAAgaaacgacgacgatgacgaggacgaagacaTTGGTGCTTCTCGTTCCCAAGCCAAGAGAACGCGCAGAGGCCGAGCAATCGCAGAGagtgacgaagaggacgaagatgcgGAGCCTAGCGGTGCTGCAGCGGcagatgaggacgacgaatAA
- a CDS encoding uncharacterized protein (EggNog:ENOG41~TransMembrane:1 (o31-51i)) — translation MSSFEATKETLRLPRSDTCLGWHCLNSATRFGIIFSIVVAVIILSIVWMYCAGRARIFRIKTKTNHASRVQRERRYQFTRKGTAKPTPYSVPQNFVFGNGMPPNFPGYYLPAPQVLPAQPFGVIGAHNAQIHTMAPTSLPQGTQYPTYPGVTAPELPKTKDSRTEPSRTPDECSSSHPTWWQRFYRAFNLPAGAASTIASSPSPSPKSEQRAIIRIEHSTTDRRLENTMPQFDNHVDEGIFETTATEQDDASSMLCNLDASNDSKESIRSDAATVHSDDFEVNPRRR, via the coding sequence ATGTCAAGTTTCGAGGCCACAAAAGAAACCCTCCGTCTTCCCCGATCCGACACTTGCCTCGGGTGGCACTGTCTCAACTCAGCAACACGATTTGGCATCATATTCTCCATTGTTGTTGCAGTTATCATCCTGTCGATTGTTTGGATGTACTGTGCGGGTCGAGCGAGAATCTTCCGGATCAAAACCAAAACGAATCATGCGTCTAGAGTGCAGAGAGAACGGCGTTACCAATTCACCCGGAAGGGCACAGCAAAGCCAACACCGTATTCAGTGCCACAAAACTTCGTCTTCGGGAACGGAATGCCTCCAAACTTTCCTGGTTATTACTTGCCAGCGCCCCAGGTGTTACCAGCGCAGCCATTTGGCGTCATAGGTGCTCACAATGCTCAAATCCACACGATGGCTCCAACAAGTTTGCCACAGGGAACACAATACCCTACATATCCTGGTGTAACAGCTCCCGAGCtgccaaaaacaaaagattcTCGCACAGAGCCAAGCCGAACTCCGGACGAATGTTCATCGAGTCATCCTACATGGTGGCAACGCTTCTATAGGGCTTTCAACCTCCCTGCTGGAGCGGCATCTACCATTGCGAgttctccctctccttctccaaaATCTGAACAGAGAGCAATCATCAGGATCGAACATTCAACTACAGATAGGCGCCTCGAAAACACCATGCCGCAATTCGACAATCATGTAGATGAAGGCATTTTCGAAACAACAGCCACAGAGCAGGATGATGCTTCGTCCATGCTATGCAATCTTGACGCTTCTAACGACTCGAAGGAGTCAATTCGGAGCGATGCTGCCACGGTCCACAGCGACGATTTTGAAGTGAATCCTCGGCGCCGGTGA
- a CDS encoding uncharacterized protein (BUSCO:EOG092D1KTN): MEPNKTDGPIGSIDEPGVKAEGQLLHTMRREVAELLGRQQTSFPGAQPVSFARQHLDELTKQDYYVCEKSDGIRYLLYLTEDENQGEAHYLIDRKNDYWYITNKSLHFPRETDVSAFHTATLVDGELVWDKRPDGGTEPRFLVFDCLVMDGNKLMDRSLDKRLAYFRERLYTPYKKMFKDYPDELQYQPFYMEMKPFQLGYGIEMMFKQILPALKHGNDGLIFTCRNTAYKHGTDPHILKWKPPEENTIDLRMRLTFPLVEPDEWERKEGITEPFTDYDSLPKAELFVFKGDGPEKYARFDELYITEEEWETLKGLNDPLNDRIVECNQDDQRRWRILRFRDDKHEANHTSTVSSVLDSINDRVSVNDLYGAAGRIRDSWKARQARENARGQR; encoded by the exons ATGGAGCCCAACAAAACAGACGGGCCCATAGGGTCGATTGATGAGCCCGGCGTCAAGGCGGAGGGCCAGCTCCTGCATACCATGCGGCGAGAagtggcagagctgctgGGCAGACAACAGACTAGCTTTCCGGGCGCGCAGCCCGTCAGCTTTGCCAGACAACATCTGGACGAGTTGACGAAACAAGA CTACTACGTATGCGAAAAATCCGACGGAATCCGCTACCTTCTCTACTTGACCGAGGATGAGAACCAAGGGGAAGCGCACTACTTGATTGATCGCAAGAATGACTATTGGTACATCACCAATAAGAGCCTGCATTTCCCGCGCGAGACGGATGTGAGTGCTTTCCACACAGCAACGCTTGTTGATGGCGAACTGGTGTGGGACAAGCGACCCGATGGAGGAACGGAGCCTCGATTCCTTGTTTTCGACTGTCTCGTGATGGATGGCAATAAGCTCATGGATCGATCTCTTGATAAACGCCTGGCTTATTTCAGAGAACGGCTGTATACACCGTATAAAAAAATGTTCAAGGACTATCCAGACGAGCTACAATACCAGCCTTTCTACATGGAAATGAAGCCGTTTCAACTCGGCTACGGCATCGAGATGATGTTCAAACAGATTCTGCCAGCACTAAAGCATGGGAATGATGGCCTTATTTTCACATGCCGGAATACTGCCTACAAGCACGGCACCGACCCTCACATTCTTAAGTGGAAACCACCGGAAGAAAACACCATTGACCTACGAATGAGACTTACGTTCCCGCTTGTTGAGCCAGATGAATGGGAGCGCAAAGAAGGCATTACAGAGCCCTTTACCGATTATGATAGCCTACCAAAAGCAGAGCTATTCGTTTTCAAGGGCGATGGCCCAGAAAAATACGCTCGTTTCGATGAGCTTTACATTACGGAAGAGGAGTGGGAGACGCTGAAAGGCTTGAACGACCCATTGAACGATCGCATCGTGGAGTGTAACCAGGATGATCAACGAAGATGGCGTATTCTCCGCTTCAGAGACGATAAACACGAGGCAAACCACACGAGTACAGTTTCAAGCGTCCTGGATAGTATCAATGACCGCGTTTCGGTGAATGACCTctatggcgctgctggtcgGATCAGAGACAGCTGGAAGGCTAGACAAGCACGAGAAAATGCGCGCGGGCAACGATAG
- a CDS encoding uncharacterized protein (EggNog:ENOG41~TransMembrane:1 (i77-99o)): protein MTHPRHHNSYRRLLQDLHIFHLSRRKKTTALLGVEEANSYKCQVAMASMKDSESGAVPQRKMGTLRKAKKHLLEARFLMGAAVGISLLTAVLVISLLAAHCAGLEKLLATQRGFAIASQQALPMVNHKLGRRDVDCDETDLSMSGSADEIVTLVLDNGSIAAATQPLAAKAVVSVTSIPISTQTATSTIYSIITPSQPAIVTKTKTMTTSVLPTPETSVCSAFSTTVTVTVTVVPTPSPWTSSSVLGDVTVTAGASTITNVNTDVSYTSGLPDATISGNPSTVTAVDVSVTGLPDVTISGNPSTITNVLTDVSLTSGLPDATVSGSPSTVTAIQTSLSLTPEPVTSFVTVVISDLWGPSASSSAPDWVTVTAISTIRTTVTTIDAAPSPIIVTVTSAYPEPAMSTSTVSSDSSKAGAQTFRPSALTQTITATNGQPATTTTTVLIPSVFSGTNGTANGYPSGTATSIIMPSIPVIVSGSSKGMEPLSHALCLIMAAAAVMSML, encoded by the exons ATGACACATCCCCGTCACCACAACTCGTACAGGAGACTGCTCCAAGACCTGcatattttccatctttctagACGGAAGAAAACCACTGCACTTCTAGGCGTTGAAGAGGCAAACAGCTATAAGTGCCAAGTCGCCA TGGCGAGCATGAAAGATTCCGAATCTGGCGCCGTGCCTCAGCGCAAAATGGGCACGTTGCGAAAAGCCAAGAAGCATCTCCTCGAGGCCAGATTCCTCATGGGCGCGGCCGTCGGCATCTCCCTGCTCACTGCAGTTCTTGTGATCAGCCTCCTGGCAGCTCACTGCG CTGGCCTTGAAAAGCTACTTGCAACTCAGAGGGGATTTGCTATTGCGAGCCAACAGGCTCTCCCAATGGTCAACCACAAGCTTGGTCGCCGTGATGTTGACTGCGACGAAACCGATTTGAGCATGTCTGGCTCTGCTGATGAGATTGTTACACTCGTTCTTGATAATGGTTCTATCGCTGCCGCAACTCAACCACTTGCAGCCAAGGCCGTCGTTTCTGTCACCAGCATCCCAATCTC TACCCAAACGGCCACGTCGACCATctacagcatcatcaccccatcccagccagccatcgtgaccaagaccaagaccatGACGACTTCAGTCCTTCCCACACCAGAGACATCCGTGTGCTCGGCCTTTAGCACCACGGTTACTGTCACCGTGACCGTCGTGCCAACCCCCAGCCCCTGGACCTCCAGCTCTGTTCTCGGTGACGTTACCGTGACTGCTGGCGCATCAACCATCACCAATGTCAACACAGATGTCTCTTATACCAGTGGACTGCCGGATGCCACCATATCAGGAAATCCATCAACCGTCACTGCCGTTGATGTTTCTGTGACTGGCTTGCCGGACGTGACCATCTCTGGAAACCCATCCACAATTACCAACGTCCTTACCGACGTATCTCTCACCAGTGGTCTTCCAGACGCAACTGTCTCCGGCAGTCCATCAACTGTCACTGCAATCCAGACCAGCCTATCTCTCACCCCAGAACCCGTCACTTCGTTCGTCACCGTGGTCATCTCTGACCTCTGGGGTCCTTCGGCCAGTTCCTCCGCCCCAGACTGGGTAACAGTCACCGCCATATCTACCATCAGAACAACCGTCACCACCATCGACGCCGCTCCATCTCCCATCATTGTCACCGTTACAAGCGCTTACCCTGAGCCTGCGATGAGTACCTCGACGGTTTCCTCTGACAGCTCTAAAGCCGGCGCTCAGACGTTCCGCCCAAGCGCCCTCACCCAGACCATCACCGCGACCAATGGTCAGCCCGCCACGACCACTACTACTGTCCTCATACCGTCAGTGTTCTCTGGCACCAATGGCACCGCGAATGGGTATCCATCTGGTACCGCAACGAGCATCATTATGCCCTCTATCCCAGTTATTGtctctggcagcagcaagggcATGGAGCCGCTCAGCCACGCTCTTTGCCTCATCATGGCGGCTGCAGCCGTCATGTCTATGCTCTAA